The genomic segment CTCATCAAGATCCCGGACAGCCTGGACGCCGCCGAGGCGACCGCCCTGCCGAGCCCCGCCCAGACCGCGTACCACGCGCTCAAGGAGGCCGGCCAGCTCAAGCCCGGTGAGACCGTCCTGATCGACGCCGCCGCCGGCGGCGTCGGCCATCTCGCGGTGCAGATCGCCAAGGCGATGGGCGCCGGCAAGGTGATCGCCACCGCCAGCAGCCAGGCCAAGCTGGACTTCGTCCGCGGTCTGGGCGCCGACGTCACGATCAACTACACGGACGACGACTGGGAGGAGCAGGTCAAGGCCGCCACCGACGGTAAGGGCGCCGACGTCGTCATGGAGACGGTCGGCGGCGACATCCTCCTCAAGAGCGTCCGGCTGACCGCCACCTTCGGCCGGCTGGTCTTCTACGGATCGGCCGCGGGCAACGTCCCGGAGATCAACGTCCTGGCGCTGAGCCGGATGAAGACCATCGCGGGCTTCGCCCTGTACGCGCTGCTCTACTACAAGCCCGAGGTCATCGCCGCGGGCCAGCGCGACCTGCTCGACATGATCAGCACCGGCAAGGTCAAGCCCGTCATCCACGAGCGGCTCCCTCTGGAGGACGCCGTTCGCGCGCACGAGCTCATGGAGGCCCGCTCCCAGTTGGGCAAGGTCGTCCTCATCCCGTAACCCTCGTCCCGCGACACTCTTGAAGCTCCCCGACCGGTGCCCCGCGGCAGCTCACGGCCGCCGCGGCGGGCACCGGGCCGGGAGTCCGGCGGCCGGCCCGACCTCCCCCGTGGAAGGGCCGGCCACCGGGGCCACGCCCCAGGAAAGGGCACACCCGTGAACGACACCGAGAACGAGTCCGGCCCCCCGCCGGCCGGTACCCCCGGTCCGCCACCCCGCACCGGTCTCATCATGTTCGGCTGCCTGACCGCGGTCTTCCTGGCCCTGCTGGACGCCCAGATCATGGCCACGGCGCTGCCCCGCGTCGTCGGGGACCTCGGCGGTCTCAACGTCTTCGCCTGGGTGGCGACGGCGTACATCATCGCCAGCAGCGTCACGACCCCGCTCTACGGCAAACTCGGCGACCTGTTCGGCCGCAAAGGCGTGTTCCTCGTCGCGATCGGCATCTTCCTCGTGGGCTCCGCGGCCTGCGGCTGGGCCCAGTCGATCGAGCAACTGCTCGCCTTCCGGGTGGTGCAGGGCATCGGCGCCGGCGGTCTGTTCGTCTCCGTGCTCTCCGTCATCGGTGAGCTCTTCAGCCCGCGCGAAGGAGCCCGCTACTACGGCTACTTCTCCATCGCGTTCGCCGGCGCCGCGCTCGCCGGCCCGCCCATCGGCGGTGTGCTGACCGACGCGCTCGGCTGGCGCTGGGTCTTCTACATCAACCTGCCGGTCGGCGCCCTCGCCTTCGCCCTGGTGGCCGTCTTCCTCCGGCTGCCCGTCCGGCCGCGCCGCCCGCAGATCGACTACACCGGCTTCCTGCTGCTCAGCGCCGCCATCGTCGCCCTCACCCTGCTCACCAGCTGGGCCGGCGTGCGCTACGCCTGGGCCTCGACGACGATCCTCGGTCTGGCCGTGGTGATCGTGGTCGCGGTGGCGCTCTTCGTCCTCGTCGAGAAACGCGCGCCGGAACCCGTCATCCCGCTCCATCTGTTCCGGGACTCGACGTTCAGCATCTCCGCGGTCGTCAGCGTCGTCGCGGGCTTCGTCTTCGTCGGCTCGGTGAACTTCCTCGCGCTCTTCCTGCAAGTGGTCACCGGCGCCAGCGCGACCATGTCCGGGGTGATCCTGCTGCCCATGATGCTGGGACTGGTCGCCTCCTCGATGATCAGCGCGCGGATCATCCACCGCACCGGCAACTACAAGTGGTACCCGGCGGCGAGCATGGCCATCGGCATCGTCTCCGCCCTGCTGCTCGCCACCATGGACGCGGACACCTCGCGCGTCATGGCCACCGGCTACATGCTGCTGCTCGGCATCGCCGCGGGCCTCAACATGTCGGTGCTCACCATGGCCGCGCAGAACACCGCCCCCCGCGACGACATCGGAGCGGTCTCGGCGACCGTCTCGTTCAGTCGGATGCTCGGCGCCTCGCTCGGCATCTCCGTCTTCGCGGCGATCTTCTACAACCGCCTCACCGACGAACTCACCCAACGCGTCCCGGCCGGCGCGCTCGGCGGCACCGACAACAACTCGCTGTCGGACGCGGACGTCCTCAAGAAGCTCGGCGCCCCGGTACGGCGGGCCGTGGAACAGGCGTACGCCGCCTCCCTCACCCCGGTCTTCGTCACCGCGGCCGCGGTGCTTGCGCTGGGACTGGTGCTCTCCGTGCTCCTCAAGAACATCCCCCTGCGCACCTGGAACAACGAAGCGCCCGCCGAACAGAAGGAAGGCGCCGACCACCACTGAACCACCGTTCCCCACCTACCGAGTGCCCTGCCACCCGCGGCCACGGGAGGCAGGGCACTCGCGCGCCGCCGGAGGCACGGCCGCGCTACAGCCCGGCGCGAGCGGCGCTCGAAACCGACCCCTGATGGTGGAGCCAGGCCGATGAGCCCATGCCGGGCCGCTACGCCCACGCCAGGAACGCCGAAGAGCCGAAGAGGGGAACCGCGTCGTGGATCGGACGGAATCACCGACCAGCGTGATCGAACTGTTCACGCCGGACTTCTTCCAGGAGCCGCACACCGCGCTCGCCGATCTGCGCGGACAGGCCCCGGCCCAGCCCGTCGCCACCCCCAACGGACTGCGGACGTGGCTGGTCACCCGCTACGAGGACGCCAGGGCGCTGCTCGCCGACCCCCGGCTGAGCAAGGACATGCGCAAGGGCCAGGAACTCATACCGCGCAACTTCATCGACGAGGAGAAGCGCCAGGAGTTCCTCAAGGAGGCCGGCTCACGCCGGCAGTTCGCCCATGAACTCAGCGAGCACATGCTCGACAGCGATCAGCCCGACCACACCAGGTTGCGCCGCCTGGTGGGTCGGGCGTTCACCACCCGCCGCGTCGAGGCGCTGACCCCGCGGATCGTGGAACTCGTCGACGAACTCCTGGACGCCATCGCGCTCCAGGACCGCACCGACCTCATGGACGCACTGGCCTTCCCCGTCCCGTTCACGGTGATCTGCTGGCTGCTGGGAGTGCCGCCGGACGACCGCGCGGAGTTCCGGCGCTGGTCCAACCTGCTGGTCTCCGGCGTCGGCACCGACGAGGTGCGCGACGCCAGCGTCGCGATGGTCGACTACCTGCGGGCACTGATCGCCGAGAAGCGCGCCAACCCGGCCGACGACATGATCACCGACCTGGTGAACGCCGGCGAGGACGACGACCAGCTCAACGAGAACGAACTGATGGCCATGGCGTTCCTGCTGCTGGTCGCCGGCCACGAGACCACCGTCAACCTCATCGGCAACGGCACATACGCGCTGCTCACCCACCCGGACCAGCGCGCGAAGCTCGCCGCCGACAGCTCCCTGTGGCCGAACGCCGTCGAGGAACTGCTGCGTTTCGAGGGACCGGTCACCAACGCGACCTGGCGCTACACCACAGAACCGGTGGACGTCGGCGGAGTCCTCATCCCCGAAGGGGAGTTCGTCACGATCTCGATCGGCGCCGCCGGCCGCGACCCCTCGCACTACGAGGAGCCCGACGAGCTCGACATCACCCGCCGCGCCACCGCGGGCCTCGCCTTCGGCCACGGCATCCACCACTGCCTGGGCGCCCCGCTGGCCCGGCTCGAAGGGCAGATCGTACTGAGCCGGCTCTTCGCCCGCTTCCCCGGGCTGAGCCTCGCCGTCCCGCCCGGCGAACTGCGCTGGCGTTTCAGCCTGATGATGCGCGGTCTCGAGGAACTGCCCGTGCTGCACGGCTGACCCGCGCGCCGACCGATCCAACGCCTCACCCGACATACGCCCCCGACACAACGGAAAGAGGAAGCGACGTGGAGCGACCGAGCTGGGCACCGGCCGACGTGGACATCGAGACACCGAGCATCGCGCGGGTCTACGACTACTGGGTCGGCGGCACCCACAACTTCGAGGTCGACCGCGCTGTCGCCCGGCAGGTGGAGGAGGCCAATCCCGCGCTTCCGAAGACCTTCCGGGCCAACAGGGCGTTCCTCCGCAGGGCGGGCCGGGAGCTGGCCGGGCTCGGCATCCGGCAGTTCCTGGACGTCGGATCCGGCATCCCCGCCGAGCACAACGTGCACGACGCCGTCTTCGCGGCCGCGCCCGACAGCAAGGTGGTCTACACCGACATCGACCCCGTCGCCGTCGCGCACGGCCGGGCGATCCTCGCCGGTGAACCGCGCGCCGCGATCTTCCAGGGCGACCTGTACAAGCCGAAGGACATCTTCGAGGCGCCCGACACCGCGCGGCTCATCGACTTCGACCAGCCGGTGGGGCTGATCCTCGGCGCCGTACTGCACTTCGTGCCCGAGGAGAACGACCCGCTCGCGCTCATCCGGCAGTTCACCGACCGTCTGGTGCCCGGCAGCTACCTGGTGCTCTCGCACGCGGGCGCCGACGAGGTGCCGCAGGCCGCGCCGAACGTCGCCAAGTCCTACGGCGGCGCCGTCAGCGAGGTCATCTGGCGCAGCACCGAGCAGTTCACCGCGCTCTTCGAGGGCTTCCAGCTCATCGATCCCGGTGTCACCCCGGTGACCGTGTGGCGGCCCGACGCGGACGCGGACGTCGACGGGCTGGGCGCGGGCGCCCCCATGCTGGCGGGCGCCGCCCTCAAGCCCGTCGTCTGACAGCGCCGGCTCCGGGACCCGTGGCCGGTTCCGGGTCCCGGAGCCGGCGTCCAACGCGGGACGTCCACACCAGTGCGCTCTAGGCCGCGGCCGCGACGGCCTGTTCGTAGAGGGACCCGATCGCACTGTCGAACGCCGGGCTGTACGAGACGTCGGGGGTGTCGCCGCCCTCCTCGTAGCCGCCGATCACCCCGATGATGGTCCCCGTACCGGTGTCCGGGTCCAGGCCGGTGACCCAGGGGCTCCCGCTGGTCCCGCCGCTGTAGTCGGTGCAGGCGATCCGCAGTTGCTCGGCGGTGTACGCCGTGGCGTCGTTGTAGCAGGTGAGCGGTGCGTCCGCGGTGGACGGGTAGCCGGTGATCCGTACGGTGGTGGCCGTCGTCCCGTCGTTCTCACCGCTCCCGCTGGTGCCGATCGTGTAGCCGCCGACCACGTCCTGGACCTCACGCCCGTTCAGCGGCGCCACCTCGGCGAACGCCACGTCGAGATCCTGGTCCGCGCCGCTCGTCCAGCCCGGGGCGAGCGTCACGCTCTCCAGCGGCCAGACGCCGTACGGCGCCTCGCCGTCGTGGTAACCGGGGACGAAGACCGTGCCGCCGGTACCGCCGCTGAGACAGTGCGCCGCGGTCACCACGACGTTCTTCCCGGCGCTCTGCACCACGCTCGCCGTGCAGTAGTGGCCGCCGGACAGCCCGCCGTCGAAGAGCGCGCCGACCTGCTTGACACTCGCTGTCGCGTGCACGGTGTTCGAAACCCCGGGGATCCCGGCGAAAACACCGGGCCCGCTCACCGCTTCGGAGGCCGCGAACTGCGACTCGCCCGTCGCGACGACCACTCCGGTCCCCGCGACCGTGACGGTCAGCCAGGCCACGATCAGGACACCGGTCCTGCCCAGCAGACGGGACAGGGTACGGCCGGCTGCTCCGTACATGGGCTGCGGACGCTTTTTCATACGGCGGGCCCTCTCTCGTCGCCCCGGTCGTCCTGATCATTCCGAGCCAGTGTGAGAGTCCTGTGAGAGCGCTGTGTGAGCGTTCTGAGAAGTGCCGGCAGCGCGGCGGGGTGGCGGTATCGAATGCTCTGCTTGCACGGACGACTCCTTGAACAGATGAGCGATGCCTTACATCTGTACTTGGGCCGGGCGCTCAAACGCGTTACGCGCCTCCTTCCACCACCAGCCGAGGAGCCGGGGCGCCCTGCGCGGCACCGGGACGGTCCGCCAGCTCCCGGGCCCAGCCGGCGAGGCCCGGGATGTCGATCCCGTACGGCGCGGCGTCCCGGTAGGGGGCGATGCCGTCGGCACCCCTGCGCAACAGGGTCGCCGCGCCCGACGCGTTGCCGCGCAGCGCGTGCGTGAGCCCCACGGCGAGCTGGGCCAAGGCGCGCCACAGCGCGCGCTGCGGCTCGTCGGCGGCCTTCCACGCGTCCTCCAGCACCTCATGGGCGTGGAACGGCAGCCCGGCGTCGAAGAGTCGCTGGGCCTCGGCCAGCGACTGCCCGGGGGAGCGCGGCACCCCCTCGGGCTGCCGCTCCACGCCGGGCGCCCCGTAGGGCAGGGGCCGGCCGAGTCCGTCGCGCGGCCGTGCGTTGCGGGCCCGCCCCGACGGGTCCCGGTCGCGTTCGTCGGGCAGGGCGCTGTCGTGCTGCGGGGACTCGTCCATCCTTCGATTGTTCATCAGTTTCCGGCCCGGCGGGGTGAGGGACGGGTCGGGACATCTGGGACGGATGTCGGCCCGGAGGCCCCCAGCGGCCCCGGACTTTGCGAGTATCGCTGCCCATGAGGCCCGTCACAGTGCCCGAAACGCGATCCAGCCATGGCCGCCACCGCGCGCGGCACCGGTCCCGGCGTCGCGCTTCCGGCCGGACGGCCGCCCTGGCGGGAGTGACGGCGGTGTTGTCGCTGGCCACCGCGGCGGCCTGGTTCGGGATCGGTTCCATCGGGCCGATCGCCCCGGTCATCGGCCCCCGGTCGCAGGACCGGGCGGCCGCGGTCCCCGCCGTCGTCAGGACCGGCGCCGGGCCCCCGTCGGCGACCGTGGCGGACGCCGCCCAGGACAACGCGCCCGCCGGCCGGGAGACCGACCGGATCCCCGGTCTGGGCCCCGCCACCCTCGCGGCGATCCCCGCCGCCTCCCACCAGGTACTGCTCGCCTCGGGCCGGGCGAAGGACTCCTCCGACTCCACCGTCACCCTGTGGACCCGGGCCGCCGACGGCCGTTGGCGGGCGGGAGCCGCCTGGCCCGCGCACAACGCCCTGCGCGGCTGGACCGGCACGCACCACGAGGGCGATCTGCACAGCCCCGTGGGGATCTTCACGCTCAGCGACGCCGGCGGCTTCAAGCCCGACCCGGGCAGCAGGCTGCCGTACCACCGCTCCCAGGGCTTCACCGCGGGCGGCACCGGATTCCGCGGCGAAGCGCTGGGCGGGTCCTTCGACTACGTCATCGCCATCGACTACAACCGCGTGCCGGGCGCGTCCCCGCTGGACAGCAGACAGCCACTGGGCAAGAGCCGCGGCGGCGGCATCTGGATCCACGTCGACCACGGCGGCCCGACGCACGGCTGCGTCAGCCTCTCCGCAGCACACATGGTCGACCTGCTGCGCGCACTCGACCCGCGGAGCCACCCGGTGATCGCCATGGGCGACGGCGCCGCACTGGCGCGCTGAACCGACCCCACGGACGGTGGAAGTCCTGAGATTCGTGCCGGAGCCGGGGAACTTCACAGGCCTGGAACACGTCTGAACGGTGGGGAGTTGGAGCATGGAGAGATGGTGCGGCGGCCCGGTGGACCGGAGCCGGGATGCTGGCCGGCGTCCCGCGCCGGGCGCGGGCATGCCGGAGTTCGAGCCGGCCCTGAGGTCCCTTGGGCTCAGGGCGGCGGGCGGGGAGAATCCTGGCCGCGTCCTTGCGGGGGCGCGGCCAGGAACCTCAGAGCTTCGTTACCTTCGAGTACGGCTTGATGATCCGTACCTGGCGGGATCCGAAGTCGGCAAGCACGGCGACCTCGTCCTCGACACCGATGATTCGGCCGAGTCCATAGACGTCATGCGTTACCCGGTCACCCACCTCGAAGTTCTCGACGGGAGGGGCGACCGGAATCCGGAAGGGGCTGGCGGGCAGGTGGCGGCGGGTCACGGCTGATTTCGTCATTACCCCCAGTATGGCCCCTCGCAGGCCCCTACGGTCCTCCCAGCCGGTTCGCTTTCTTCCGGACGGCCGTCGTGGAGTACCGCCCGGTAGGCGGCTGATGATGCCCGGCGGGGCCATCTGCTGAGTTCATCGCGGCAGCGGTCACTGAGTGTTGATCACCGGTGACGCCCTTCGGCGCCTCTGCCGGATCTTCCGATTTCCGCCGGCGCGACATCTGTCCACGCCGGAACACTCCTGTACAGCACCGCATTGGCTACCGTCAGTAGGGAACTATCACCCTCGGTGTCCGGTATGCCCGCGCCCTAGACAAGCCGCTGCAGATAGCCGTTGGCCACTAGCCACATGACGTTGAGGGCGGTGGGGGAGCCGGGCACGAGGGCCGCGTCCAGCTGGTACTGCAGGCCGTAGCCGGGCTGTGCGAACCAGGGCGCGATCGGTCCCGCGTCGACGGTGAAGGGCTTGAGGACGCGGTAGTCGTGGTAGTTGCAACCGGCCGCGGGAGTGCCGTCCAGGCTCTGCGGCGGGATGGAGCGGTTGGCGTACGGCAGGCCCTCGGGTGCGAGGAAGGAGCCGTACTCACTGCCGAACCGGTCGATGTCCTGGCCGGGGACCAGGGTCTGGTGCCACTCGACGGGCCGGCCGTCGGGGCCGATGACGTAGCCGTTCTGAGGCGGGTAGATCCAACTGGTTCCGGTGTTGTACGTCGACAGGAACGCCTGCTCGGACAGCCCGCCGGTGCGCTGGTACAGGAACAGCTCGTTCCCCACGGCGCCCCTGGTGGGCAGTACCTCCGGGCCGAGCCGCGGGTCTCCTGCGAAGAAGGACGCCGAGCACTCGGTCCGTGCGGTGCCGGCGTTCGCCGGCTCGGTGGTGGCAGCGGCGGCGCCGGCGGTGGTGGCGAGCAACGCTCCCGCCACCAGTGAAACGAACAGCTGACGCAGTTTCATATCTCCCCCTGGTCAATCCGGTTGGTAACAGGTTGCAACCAGAGGATCACAGCAGACGCGGGGGTGGGCGGGCAATGGCGCCTAAGCGTTCGAACGGCGGCGAGGGGGCCGGGATCGGCGGCCTACCCCGAAAGCACCCGCGCCCGGCACTCCGACGGTGTGCCCCACGCAGTGCGCAGCGCCGTCGCCTTGCCGATCCACAACGACAGGTCGTACTCGGAGGTGTAGCCGATCGCCCCGTGCAGCTGCAGCGCCACGCGGGCCGCCGCGTACGCCGCCTCGCCGCAGGCGACCTTGGCGGCGGCGATGTCGCGGCCCGCGCCCGGCGAGCCGCCGGCCAGCGCCACCGCCGCGCCGTAAAGGAGGGGACGGGCGAACTCCAGACCGAGGAGGGCGTTCGCGAGCTGGTGCTTGACGGCTTGGAAGCCGCCGATGGCGGTGCCGAACTGGGTGCGCTGCTTTACGTAGGCCACCGTCCGTTCCATCAGGGCGAGGCCGGTGCCCAGGGACTGGGCGGCGGTCGCGAAGGAGGCCCAGTCGGCCGCCTGGCGCACAGCGTCCCGTACCGCGGGGCCGGTGACGAGCGGTTCGCCCCCTGTGGGGCGGGCGAGCCGGCGCGCGGGGTCGAGCGAGGCGCGGACCGGCCCGTGGCCGGCCGCGACCGCGACGGCGAGGCCGTCCGCCACGACATGGAAGACCGCGTCAGCGGCATCCGCGTCCAGGGCGTACGAGCCGGCCGGCGCCGGCGCCAGCGTCACGAGCACCTCGCCGGAGGCGATGCGCGGCAGCCACTCCTTCGCCGGACCGCGGTCCCCGAGGCTCCGCAGGAGAGCGCAGACGGCGACGGTCTCCGCCAGCGGCCCCGGTACCGCGTGCCGGCCCAGCTCCACGAAAGCGGCGGCGATTTCGACGGGGAGCGGTCCGAGGCCGTCGTACTCCTCGGGCACCGCCAGGGCGAAGACGCCGGTCCCGGCGAGACGCTCCCACAGGGCGCGGCCCGGGCCGTGGTCGCCCGCCGACCAGGCGCGGACGGCGGCCGGGGGTCCGCCGCGGCCAGCAGCTGGTCCAGGGTGCGGACGAAGGCGGTCTGTTCCGCGTCGAGCAGGAACCGCATCACCGGCGTCCCTTCGGGAGGCCGAGCAGCCGCTCGGCGATGATGTCGCGCTGGATCTCGTTGGTGCCGGCGTAGATGGGTCCGGCGAGGGCGAAGACGTATCCCTCCGCCCACCCGCCGTCGCCGCCGTCCCCGTCGGTGAGCTCGCCGTCGGCGCCGAGCAGGTCGAGGGCGGTCTCGTGGAGCCGGATGTCGAGTTCGGACCAGAAGACCTTGTTGAGGCTGGACTCGGCGCCGATGTCCCCGCCCTCCGCGAGCCGGGAGGCGTTGCCGAAGGTGAAGAGCTGGTAGGCGCGGGCGCCGATCACCGCGTCGGCGACCCGGTCGCGCAGCGCCGTGTCCCGGGGGTCCGCCCGCTCCCGCCACAGGGCGGTCAGCCGGTCGGTGGCGGCCAGGAAGCGGCCGGGGCTGCGCAGGGTGAGGCCGCGCTCGTTGCCCGCCGTGCTCATCGCGACGCGCCAGCCCTGGCCGGGCGCGCCGATGACGTCCTCGTCGGGGACGAAGACGTCGTCCAGGAAGAGCTCGGCGAAGGCGGGCTTGCCGTCGAGCCGTCCGATGGGCCGTACCGTCACGCCCGGCGCGTCCAGGGCGAACATCAGGTACGTCAGTCCGCGGTGCGGCCGGTCCGCCGCCGGGTCGCTGCGGAAGAGGCCGAACGCGCGGTCGGCGAAGGCGGCGCGGGACGACCAGGTCTTCTGGCCGTTCAGCAGCCAGCCGCCGTCGGCGCGGGTGGCGGTGGAGCGCAGTGAGGCCAGGTCGCTGCCCGCTTCCGGTTCCGACCAGGCCTGCGCCCAGATCGTCGCGCCGCTCGCCATGGCGGGCAGGATGCGGGCGCGCTGCTCGTCGGTGCCGTGCTCGAAGAGGGTCGGGGCGAGCAGGTTGATGCCGTTCTGGCTGACGCGGCCGGGCGCGTTCGCCGCGTAGTACTCCTCCTCGAAGACCAGCCAGCGCAGGATCGAGGCGCCCCGGCCGCCGTACTCTTCGGGCCAGGACACCACCGACCAGCGGGCGTCCGACAGCTCGCGCTCCCATGCGCGGTGGGCGGCGAAGCCCTCGGCGGTCTCCAGTGAGGGCAGCGCGGTGGCGGGAACGTGCGCGGCGAGCCAGGCGCGGGCCTCGGCCCGGAACGCGTCCTCCCCGGGCGTGAAGTCGAGGTCCATCGGATTCCGTCCTCCCCTGACGAGCCTTCCC from the Streptomyces sp. RKAG293 genome contains:
- a CDS encoding NADPH:quinone oxidoreductase family protein, encoding MRIVRHYEHGAPKVLRVEEADKPQPGPGEVLIRAEAIGVTFAEVQRRQGVPIGGHAELPGAPGGDVAGTVEALGEGVTNVKIGDRVVGDVDTGAYADFCTTRADWLIKIPDSLDAAEATALPSPAQTAYHALKEAGQLKPGETVLIDAAAGGVGHLAVQIAKAMGAGKVIATASSQAKLDFVRGLGADVTINYTDDDWEEQVKAATDGKGADVVMETVGGDILLKSVRLTATFGRLVFYGSAAGNVPEINVLALSRMKTIAGFALYALLYYKPEVIAAGQRDLLDMISTGKVKPVIHERLPLEDAVRAHELMEARSQLGKVVLIP
- a CDS encoding MDR family MFS transporter yields the protein MNDTENESGPPPAGTPGPPPRTGLIMFGCLTAVFLALLDAQIMATALPRVVGDLGGLNVFAWVATAYIIASSVTTPLYGKLGDLFGRKGVFLVAIGIFLVGSAACGWAQSIEQLLAFRVVQGIGAGGLFVSVLSVIGELFSPREGARYYGYFSIAFAGAALAGPPIGGVLTDALGWRWVFYINLPVGALAFALVAVFLRLPVRPRRPQIDYTGFLLLSAAIVALTLLTSWAGVRYAWASTTILGLAVVIVVAVALFVLVEKRAPEPVIPLHLFRDSTFSISAVVSVVAGFVFVGSVNFLALFLQVVTGASATMSGVILLPMMLGLVASSMISARIIHRTGNYKWYPAASMAIGIVSALLLATMDADTSRVMATGYMLLLGIAAGLNMSVLTMAAQNTAPRDDIGAVSATVSFSRMLGASLGISVFAAIFYNRLTDELTQRVPAGALGGTDNNSLSDADVLKKLGAPVRRAVEQAYAASLTPVFVTAAAVLALGLVLSVLLKNIPLRTWNNEAPAEQKEGADHH
- a CDS encoding cytochrome P450: MDRTESPTSVIELFTPDFFQEPHTALADLRGQAPAQPVATPNGLRTWLVTRYEDARALLADPRLSKDMRKGQELIPRNFIDEEKRQEFLKEAGSRRQFAHELSEHMLDSDQPDHTRLRRLVGRAFTTRRVEALTPRIVELVDELLDAIALQDRTDLMDALAFPVPFTVICWLLGVPPDDRAEFRRWSNLLVSGVGTDEVRDASVAMVDYLRALIAEKRANPADDMITDLVNAGEDDDQLNENELMAMAFLLLVAGHETTVNLIGNGTYALLTHPDQRAKLAADSSLWPNAVEELLRFEGPVTNATWRYTTEPVDVGGVLIPEGEFVTISIGAAGRDPSHYEEPDELDITRRATAGLAFGHGIHHCLGAPLARLEGQIVLSRLFARFPGLSLAVPPGELRWRFSLMMRGLEELPVLHG
- a CDS encoding SAM-dependent methyltransferase, with amino-acid sequence MERPSWAPADVDIETPSIARVYDYWVGGTHNFEVDRAVARQVEEANPALPKTFRANRAFLRRAGRELAGLGIRQFLDVGSGIPAEHNVHDAVFAAAPDSKVVYTDIDPVAVAHGRAILAGEPRAAIFQGDLYKPKDIFEAPDTARLIDFDQPVGLILGAVLHFVPEENDPLALIRQFTDRLVPGSYLVLSHAGADEVPQAAPNVAKSYGGAVSEVIWRSTEQFTALFEGFQLIDPGVTPVTVWRPDADADVDGLGAGAPMLAGAALKPVV
- a CDS encoding trypsin-like serine protease, with the protein product MKKRPQPMYGAAGRTLSRLLGRTGVLIVAWLTVTVAGTGVVVATGESQFAASEAVSGPGVFAGIPGVSNTVHATASVKQVGALFDGGLSGGHYCTASVVQSAGKNVVVTAAHCLSGGTGGTVFVPGYHDGEAPYGVWPLESVTLAPGWTSGADQDLDVAFAEVAPLNGREVQDVVGGYTIGTSGSGENDGTTATTVRITGYPSTADAPLTCYNDATAYTAEQLRIACTDYSGGTSGSPWVTGLDPDTGTGTIIGVIGGYEEGGDTPDVSYSPAFDSAIGSLYEQAVAAAA
- a CDS encoding DUF309 domain-containing protein — protein: MDESPQHDSALPDERDRDPSGRARNARPRDGLGRPLPYGAPGVERQPEGVPRSPGQSLAEAQRLFDAGLPFHAHEVLEDAWKAADEPQRALWRALAQLAVGLTHALRGNASGAATLLRRGADGIAPYRDAAPYGIDIPGLAGWARELADRPGAAQGAPAPRLVVEGGA
- a CDS encoding L,D-transpeptidase family protein — translated: MTAVLSLATAAAWFGIGSIGPIAPVIGPRSQDRAAAVPAVVRTGAGPPSATVADAAQDNAPAGRETDRIPGLGPATLAAIPAASHQVLLASGRAKDSSDSTVTLWTRAADGRWRAGAAWPAHNALRGWTGTHHEGDLHSPVGIFTLSDAGGFKPDPGSRLPYHRSQGFTAGGTGFRGEALGGSFDYVIAIDYNRVPGASPLDSRQPLGKSRGGGIWIHVDHGGPTHGCVSLSAAHMVDLLRALDPRSHPVIAMGDGAALAR
- a CDS encoding TNT domain-containing protein — encoded protein: MKLRQLFVSLVAGALLATTAGAAAATTEPANAGTARTECSASFFAGDPRLGPEVLPTRGAVGNELFLYQRTGGLSEQAFLSTYNTGTSWIYPPQNGYVIGPDGRPVEWHQTLVPGQDIDRFGSEYGSFLAPEGLPYANRSIPPQSLDGTPAAGCNYHDYRVLKPFTVDAGPIAPWFAQPGYGLQYQLDAALVPGSPTALNVMWLVANGYLQRLV
- a CDS encoding acyl-CoA dehydrogenase family protein, giving the protein MDLDFTPGEDAFRAEARAWLAAHVPATALPSLETAEGFAAHRAWERELSDARWSVVSWPEEYGGRGASILRWLVFEEEYYAANAPGRVSQNGINLLAPTLFEHGTDEQRARILPAMASGATIWAQAWSEPEAGSDLASLRSTATRADGGWLLNGQKTWSSRAAFADRAFGLFRSDPAADRPHRGLTYLMFALDAPGVTVRPIGRLDGKPAFAELFLDDVFVPDEDVIGAPGQGWRVAMSTAGNERGLTLRSPGRFLAATDRLTALWRERADPRDTALRDRVADAVIGARAYQLFTFGNASRLAEGGDIGAESSLNKVFWSELDIRLHETALDLLGADGELTDGDGGDGGWAEGYVFALAGPIYAGTNEIQRDIIAERLLGLPKGRR